From one Lycium barbarum isolate Lr01 chromosome 6, ASM1917538v2, whole genome shotgun sequence genomic stretch:
- the LOC132643875 gene encoding serine/threonine-protein phosphatase 7 long form homolog: MDPTPFIRGPSSQRCFTYSSSISIGPKLVWVSDVNPTRLVCPRVVEQAWDILAARLPHPRVLEILYRGGIYHCVAAGHVQHDRSLVTAMIERWRPETHTFHLRTGEATITLQDLYIKEPRQMPSYRQKLTRLTGFAPYEGHI; encoded by the coding sequence atggatcccACCCCCTTCATCCGGGGCCCTTCGAGCCAGAGGTGTTTCACCTACAGCAGCAGCATCAGCATAGGTCCCAAGCTAGTATGGGTTTCAGATGTAAATCCCACTCGCTTGGTCTGTCCCAGGGTTGTGGAGCAAGCATGGGATATTTTAGCAGCTCGGCTCCCACATCCTCGTGTCTTAGAGATACTATATCGTGGCGGTATCTACCATTGCGTAGCTGCTGGTCACGTACAGCATGACAGGTCTCTTGTGACGGCCATGATTGAGCGATGGCGACCGGAGACccatacatttcatctccgcactggtgaggccaccatCACCCTTCAGGACTTGTATATTAAGGAGCCCCGGCAGATGCCGTCGTATCGGCAGAAGTTGACCAGGCTCACTGGTTTCGCGCCTTATGAGGGTCATATATAG